One genomic window of Pseudoxanthomonas sp. includes the following:
- the gspE gene encoding type II secretion system ATPase GspE, with protein sequence MNAVSPLIDSAVATSGADERVVMALLAKGRLKEVDLARARRLQEETGGSVLTLLLRLGLVSERDHAETSAQVLGLTLLSAKQLPEVAPELPEDVALSLRFLKQFHVCPLGDADGALNLWVAEPCDPYATDAVQMAIGRPVRALVGLRSEIDDIIERWHGQGRSAMGAIVENADGDTSGDLDDVEHLRDLASEAPVIRLVNLVIQRAVELRSSDIHIEPFESRLKVRYRVDGVLEEGESPPANLTAAVISRIKIMARLNIAERRLPQDGRIQLRVQGKELDLRVSTVPTAHGESVVMRLLDRETVVFDFQRLGFTDEFLPQFLKVLEQPHGILLVTGPTGSGKTTTLYTALSQLNTADVKIITVEDPVEYQIEGLNQIHVKPQIGLDFASALRSIVRQDPDIIMIGEMRDLETARIAIQSALTGHLVLSTLHTNNAAGGITRMLDMGVEDYLLTSTINGILAQRLVRRLEPTHAERYPATPEEIARFNLRRFQPEGEILLYRSRGSAIAPTGYLGRTTITEFLVMDDELRRAVMRHAGMGEIEDLARKAGMRTMYEDGIAKALAGMTTIEEVLRVTEDA encoded by the coding sequence GTGAATGCGGTTTCGCCCTTGATCGACAGTGCGGTGGCAACGTCCGGCGCCGACGAGCGCGTGGTGATGGCGTTGCTGGCCAAGGGCCGCTTGAAGGAGGTCGATCTGGCGCGTGCGCGGCGGCTGCAGGAAGAGACCGGCGGCAGCGTGCTGACCCTGCTGCTGCGGCTGGGGTTGGTGTCCGAACGCGACCACGCTGAAACCAGTGCCCAGGTACTGGGCCTGACGCTGCTGTCGGCCAAGCAGCTGCCTGAAGTGGCGCCGGAACTCCCGGAAGACGTCGCGCTGTCGCTGCGCTTCCTCAAGCAGTTCCATGTCTGCCCGCTGGGCGATGCCGATGGTGCGCTGAACCTGTGGGTGGCCGAGCCCTGCGATCCCTATGCAACCGATGCGGTGCAGATGGCGATCGGCCGTCCGGTACGCGCACTGGTCGGGCTGCGCTCGGAGATCGACGACATCATCGAACGCTGGCACGGCCAGGGCCGCAGCGCGATGGGCGCCATCGTCGAGAACGCCGATGGCGACACCAGTGGCGACCTGGACGATGTCGAACACCTGCGCGACCTGGCCTCCGAGGCGCCGGTCATCCGGCTGGTGAACCTGGTGATCCAGCGGGCGGTGGAACTGCGTTCCTCCGACATCCACATCGAGCCTTTCGAAAGCCGGTTGAAGGTGCGTTATCGCGTCGATGGCGTGCTGGAAGAAGGCGAAAGCCCGCCGGCCAACCTGACCGCCGCGGTGATCAGCCGCATCAAGATCATGGCCCGGCTGAACATCGCCGAGCGTCGCCTGCCGCAGGACGGCCGCATCCAGCTGCGCGTGCAGGGCAAGGAGCTGGACCTGCGCGTGAGCACCGTGCCGACCGCGCATGGCGAAAGCGTGGTGATGCGATTGCTGGACCGCGAAACCGTGGTGTTCGATTTCCAGCGCCTCGGCTTCACCGATGAATTCCTGCCGCAGTTCCTCAAAGTCCTTGAGCAGCCGCACGGCATCCTGCTGGTCACCGGCCCGACCGGTTCGGGCAAGACCACCACGCTGTACACCGCGCTAAGCCAGCTCAACACCGCCGACGTCAAGATCATCACCGTCGAGGACCCGGTCGAATACCAGATCGAAGGCCTCAACCAGATCCATGTGAAGCCACAGATCGGCCTGGATTTCGCCAGCGCGCTGCGCAGCATCGTGCGCCAGGACCCGGACATCATCATGATCGGCGAAATGCGCGACCTGGAAACCGCGCGCATCGCGATCCAGTCCGCGCTCACCGGCCACCTGGTGCTGTCCACGCTGCACACCAACAACGCGGCCGGCGGCATCACCCGCATGCTCGACATGGGCGTGGAGGACTACCTGCTGACCTCCACCATCAACGGCATCCTGGCCCAGCGCCTGGTCCGCCGGCTGGAGCCCACGCATGCCGAACGCTATCCGGCCACGCCGGAGGAAATCGCGAGGTTCAACCTGCGCCGCTTCCAGCCCGAAGGCGAGATCCTGTTGTATCGCTCGCGCGGTTCGGCGATCGCGCCGACCGGCTACCTGGGCCGCACCACCATCACCGAATTCCTGGTGATGGACGACGAACTGCGTCGCGCGGTGATGCGCCACGCCGGCATGGGCGAGATCGAAGACCTGGCCCGCAAGGCCGGCATGCGCACCATGTACGAAGACGGCATCGCCAAGGCCCTGGCCGGCATGACCACCATCGAGGAAGTGCTGCGGGTGACGGAGGATGCGTGA
- a CDS encoding S8 family serine peptidase, whose product MKTRHLSAAVSAIVLAIAIAPAAHAAKAGLTAKVLPMAPAAQGEEAKVGRFIITYADGTTAKASASTVAKNASGALSRAGLSSTGKAASATYLRKLATGAELVKTSRKLDRVEAEAFMRQIAADPNVVSVQADQLRRPVRDLQAPASLKPATFTPSDTYYGAYQWHLKAPDGTATVDGVANVGGSNVNNAWDLADGTGITIAVLDTGITTHVDVDTSLGDAGYDFITDSLVSGRATDGRVAGGWDTGDWTTEEPWLSECTNASNPPEDSSWHGTHVASTAGAELTNNARGMAGVAYGAKVLPVRVLGHCGGYDSDIADAIIWAAGGTVAGVPANTHPAQVINLSLGGSGVCTASSVTGLAVAQANALGASVVVSAGNSNADAANFSPASCPGVITVASTGITSKRAYYSNYGTSVEIAAPGGGVYANDGSSGTAVDDGFVWQALNSGATTPVANDTSYNGYAGTSQAAPHVSGVVALMQGARLDAGLPLLTPTEVVALLQSSAHTPVVPPTSGREIGAGIVDAGAAVQSAIGFVPCDPETETCGPVATPLANKASVTVSGAAGSETLYSFEAIAGKTLSFITLGGTGNVSLYVSLDEEPTSTSFDAKSTRAGNNETVRFTAPKAGTYYIKLVGTAAYAGVTLTARQ is encoded by the coding sequence ATGAAAACCAGACATCTCAGCGCGGCCGTATCCGCCATCGTTCTCGCGATTGCCATCGCGCCTGCGGCACATGCTGCAAAGGCCGGGCTGACCGCCAAGGTGTTGCCGATGGCGCCTGCGGCCCAGGGAGAAGAGGCCAAGGTCGGTCGCTTCATCATCACTTACGCCGATGGCACGACCGCCAAGGCCAGTGCTTCCACGGTGGCGAAGAATGCGTCCGGTGCGCTGTCGCGCGCAGGCCTGTCATCGACCGGCAAGGCCGCGTCGGCCACCTACCTGCGCAAGCTGGCCACCGGTGCCGAACTGGTGAAGACCTCGCGCAAGCTGGATCGCGTTGAAGCCGAGGCCTTCATGCGCCAGATCGCGGCTGATCCCAACGTGGTGAGCGTGCAGGCCGACCAGCTGCGTCGGCCGGTCCGTGACCTGCAGGCGCCGGCCTCGCTGAAGCCGGCCACCTTCACTCCCAGCGATACCTATTACGGCGCCTACCAGTGGCACCTGAAGGCACCGGACGGCACCGCGACCGTGGACGGCGTGGCCAATGTTGGCGGCAGCAACGTCAACAACGCCTGGGACCTGGCCGACGGCACCGGCATCACCATCGCCGTGCTGGATACCGGCATCACCACGCACGTCGACGTCGATACCTCGCTGGGCGATGCCGGTTACGACTTCATCACCGACAGCCTGGTGTCCGGCCGCGCGACCGATGGCCGCGTTGCCGGCGGCTGGGATACCGGTGACTGGACGACCGAGGAGCCCTGGTTGAGCGAATGCACCAATGCCAGCAATCCGCCCGAGGACAGCTCCTGGCACGGCACCCACGTGGCCAGCACCGCCGGCGCGGAGCTGACCAACAACGCACGCGGCATGGCCGGTGTCGCCTATGGCGCCAAGGTGCTGCCGGTGCGCGTGCTCGGACACTGCGGCGGTTACGACAGCGACATCGCCGACGCCATCATCTGGGCGGCCGGCGGCACGGTGGCGGGCGTTCCGGCCAACACCCATCCGGCGCAGGTCATCAACCTGAGCCTGGGTGGTAGTGGCGTGTGCACCGCTTCCAGCGTCACCGGGCTGGCCGTGGCGCAGGCCAACGCGCTGGGTGCGTCGGTGGTGGTGTCGGCCGGCAACAGCAATGCCGACGCGGCCAACTTCTCGCCGGCCAGCTGCCCCGGCGTCATCACCGTGGCCTCCACCGGCATCACCAGCAAGCGGGCGTATTACTCCAACTACGGCACCTCGGTTGAAATCGCCGCGCCTGGCGGCGGTGTCTATGCCAACGATGGTTCTTCCGGCACCGCGGTGGACGATGGGTTCGTCTGGCAGGCGCTGAACTCGGGCGCGACCACGCCGGTGGCCAACGACACCAGCTACAACGGTTATGCCGGTACCTCGCAGGCGGCACCGCACGTGAGCGGCGTGGTCGCGTTGATGCAGGGTGCGCGACTGGATGCGGGCCTGCCGTTGCTGACGCCCACCGAAGTGGTCGCCCTGTTGCAAAGCAGTGCCCACACGCCTGTTGTGCCGCCCACCAGTGGTCGCGAGATCGGTGCAGGCATCGTGGACGCCGGCGCTGCGGTGCAGTCGGCCATCGGCTTCGTGCCGTGCGATCCGGAGACTGAAACCTGCGGCCCGGTTGCCACGCCATTGGCCAACAAGGCCAGTGTCACGGTGTCGGGTGCGGCAGGCTCGGAAACCCTGTACAGCTTCGAGGCCATCGCCGGAAAGACGCTCTCTTTCATCACCCTGGGCGGGACCGGCAACGTGTCGCTGTACGTAAGCCTGGATGAAGAACCCACCAGCACCAGCTTCGACGCAAAATCCACCCGCGCGGGCAACAACGAGACGGTGCGCTTCACCGCGCCCAAGGCGGGTACGTACTACATCAAGCTAGTCGGAACCGCCGCTTATGCCGGCGTCACGCTGACTGCGCGCCAGTAA
- a CDS encoding ESPR-type extended signal peptide-containing protein, which produces MNRIFCKLWNADRGVVVVASEFAKAKGKGKGARLLQAAIVLTAVVVAPTVLAQSVGGGRSPGDASTAISPQAAACNDAASRVARATGDLSVAIGCGALSAGATSTAVGFQSNATGDQSTALGAAALASGDGSSATGALSEASAIEATASGYYSTASADGATATGAESTASGIESTANGFLTTASGLGATAVGAESSAAADYATALGLAAQASGASSTAVGEFSLASGEESTAVGGSALGGYYQTEAQGIGGAAFGNGAWANGNYSTALGYLSSADAQGATALGAGASATGDDAVALGFGANAAAANSVALGASSVADRDNTVSVGDVGSERQVTNVAAGTEDTDAVNKAQLDAVANTAENTSKYFQASGSEDSDAGAYVEGDNAVAAGEASNAIGAGASAYGAGANAFADGATAVGYNATALGASATASGANAQAAGEYATATGAESVADGEQATATGAASSASGDGSVATGALSEASGIESTASGYYSSASGDGATATGAESTASGIESTANGFLASALGNGATAVGAESYAGGNYATALGLAAAADGESATALGEYSQASGAESTAVGGSTFFGLINTRATGTGGSAFGNGAWATGEYSTALGHNTYASGDASTAVGVNAYAPADNAVALGADSVADRDNTVSMGDVGSERQVTNVAAGTEDTDAVNKAQLDAVANTAENTSKYFQASGSEDSDAGAYVEGDNAIAAGEASNAIGNGASAYGNGASAYADNATAVGSNAVASGQNSAAFGNNAQATGPASVAMGGVAVDENGDPLITVDGVPVDTGATSASVGGTAVGASADASGFAASAVGVGAYAGGAQSTAVGAVANAIGDYATAVGTSSAAVGTSSVAVGGLADLAPGFGYFIATQASGEYAAAFGSGALANGDYSTSIGTLSQTNGLQSTALGYFSYAASDYATALGANSWASGLDSTALGYYSTAYGANSVALGASSVADRDNTVSVGDVGSERQVTNVAAGTEDTDAVNKAQLDAVANTAENTSKYFQASGSEDSDAGAYAEGDNAIAAGEASNAIGNGAAAYGSGATASGVNATANGFNATATGDSATAVGGALYYTDPDTGEVVLDQTTLASDAGASAFGAGAQATGAFSTATGAGATAEGLQATASGFSSSASGLASTATGGFSAAAGDFGSAFGYGAEASGGYTTALGAGAAAGGESATAVGQSSQASGAESTAVGGSTFFGLINTRATGTGGSAFGNGAWATGEYSTALGHNTYASGDASTAVGVNAYAPADNAVALGADSVADRDNTVSVGDVGSERQVTNVAAGTEDTDAVNKAQLDAVANTAENTSKYFQASGSEDSDAGAYVEGDNAVAAGEASNAIGNGAAAYGSGAGAVGGNATAVGNNASAVGNGSVAVGGMGQAYDEYNFPIEDADGAPVLVGANAGDNATAVGAGAQATGATASAFGYGAQALGDHSYAGGYTSRAIGGYSVALGDSAWASQDYATAVGAYAWATGEGASAFGEGAWATANNASAFGVAAWASGTGSTSVGYNSWAPGASATAVGRGAFGYGDYSVALGYQALGGEINSIAIGTNTLADNESAVAIGAGSEATGNNAVALGAGAAADSNRSLATGAGATASGVRTVALGADSTASGTGAVALGVQSNGAGVNSTSIGRQTNTLGENAVTVGYNAFVRQSGENGLALGANSGVSAANSVALGFGARADEANVVSLGSGSGRGGPATRRIVNLSDGLLAEGSSDAVTGGQLYQSMQSYARYLGGGAAVGPMGGMTAPTFVIQGDSYYSVGDALTALDNKVSELDAGTSSAATSKVATASRKAVASSVSKASVESEPVQAVAAEASTLAATPAAATVRTAAVASSATGGAVLGDGAQADAASGTAVGAAAYAAGPNDTAIGSNAKVNADGSTAVGANTTIAAEATNAVAVGEGSSVSNASGTAVGQGSSVTADNAVALGQGSTADRADTVSVGSTGNERQITNVAAGTQATDAANVAQVQSGDAQTLQSATAYADTTATQTLTSANAYTDSKFAAWNQDLDGYKKDVDRRFQNQDRRIDRQGAMNAAMLNMATSAAGIRTDNRVGVGVGFQGGENALSVGYQRAVSDRATITIGGALSGDERSVGLGAGFGW; this is translated from the coding sequence ATGAATCGCATCTTCTGCAAGTTGTGGAACGCTGATCGTGGCGTCGTCGTGGTCGCCTCTGAATTCGCCAAGGCGAAAGGCAAGGGCAAAGGCGCCCGGTTACTGCAGGCTGCGATCGTCCTGACCGCCGTGGTGGTCGCGCCGACCGTGCTGGCACAGTCGGTGGGAGGTGGGCGATCACCGGGTGATGCGAGCACCGCGATCTCGCCGCAGGCAGCGGCGTGCAACGATGCCGCCAGCCGCGTCGCGCGTGCCACGGGTGATCTTTCCGTTGCGATTGGATGCGGCGCACTGTCTGCCGGGGCCACGTCCACGGCCGTCGGCTTCCAGAGCAATGCCACCGGCGATCAGTCCACCGCGCTTGGCGCCGCGGCGTTGGCCAGCGGTGATGGCAGCAGTGCAACCGGTGCGCTCAGCGAAGCGTCCGCGATCGAAGCCACCGCCTCGGGGTACTACAGCACCGCGTCGGCCGATGGCGCGACTGCGACCGGCGCGGAAAGCACTGCAAGTGGTATCGAATCGACCGCCAATGGATTCCTGACTACAGCATCCGGCCTGGGCGCAACGGCAGTGGGTGCCGAATCGTCTGCCGCTGCTGACTACGCCACCGCTTTGGGATTGGCGGCGCAGGCAAGCGGTGCGAGCAGCACCGCGGTCGGTGAATTCAGCCTGGCCAGCGGTGAAGAAAGCACCGCCGTCGGTGGCAGCGCACTGGGCGGGTACTACCAGACCGAAGCGCAAGGCATCGGCGGTGCGGCCTTCGGCAATGGCGCCTGGGCCAACGGCAACTACAGCACCGCGCTGGGCTATCTCAGCTCGGCCGATGCACAGGGCGCCACAGCCTTGGGCGCGGGCGCGTCGGCGACCGGGGACGATGCAGTCGCACTGGGCTTCGGTGCGAATGCGGCGGCCGCCAACAGCGTGGCCTTGGGCGCGAGTTCGGTGGCTGATCGCGACAACACGGTGTCGGTGGGCGATGTCGGCAGCGAACGCCAGGTCACCAACGTGGCCGCGGGCACCGAGGACACCGATGCGGTGAACAAGGCGCAGCTGGATGCAGTGGCCAACACGGCCGAGAACACCAGCAAGTATTTCCAGGCCAGCGGCAGCGAAGACAGCGATGCCGGCGCCTACGTCGAGGGCGACAACGCGGTGGCCGCGGGCGAAGCGAGCAACGCGATCGGCGCGGGAGCTTCCGCCTACGGTGCCGGCGCGAACGCCTTTGCCGATGGCGCCACCGCGGTGGGTTACAACGCCACGGCGCTGGGCGCCAGCGCCACGGCCAGTGGTGCCAATGCGCAGGCTGCTGGCGAATACGCAACGGCCACGGGTGCCGAGAGCGTGGCCGATGGCGAACAGGCTACCGCGACCGGTGCGGCCAGTAGCGCCAGCGGCGACGGCAGCGTGGCGACGGGTGCCTTGAGTGAGGCTTCCGGGATCGAATCGACCGCGTCGGGTTACTACAGCAGTGCCTCGGGTGATGGCGCGACGGCGACGGGTGCGGAAAGCACCGCGTCAGGCATCGAGTCCACGGCCAATGGCTTCCTTGCTTCTGCACTCGGTAATGGCGCCACGGCGGTCGGCGCCGAGTCGTACGCGGGCGGCAACTACGCGACCGCGCTCGGCCTGGCCGCGGCGGCCGATGGTGAAAGTGCCACGGCGCTGGGCGAATACAGCCAGGCCTCCGGCGCCGAATCCACGGCGGTAGGCGGCAGCACGTTCTTCGGCTTGATCAACACGCGCGCCACCGGCACCGGTGGTTCGGCCTTCGGCAACGGTGCCTGGGCGACCGGCGAATACAGCACCGCGCTGGGCCACAACACCTATGCATCCGGCGATGCCAGTACCGCGGTGGGCGTGAATGCCTACGCCCCTGCAGACAACGCGGTGGCACTGGGTGCGGACTCGGTAGCCGACCGCGACAACACGGTCTCGATGGGCGATGTGGGCAGCGAACGCCAGGTCACCAACGTGGCTGCGGGCACCGAGGACACCGATGCGGTGAACAAGGCGCAGCTGGATGCAGTGGCCAACACGGCCGAGAACACCAGCAAGTACTTCCAGGCCAGCGGCAGCGAAGACAGCGATGCCGGCGCGTATGTGGAAGGCGACAACGCCATCGCCGCGGGCGAAGCGAGCAATGCAATCGGCAATGGCGCCTCTGCCTACGGCAACGGTGCTTCCGCCTATGCCGACAATGCCACGGCGGTCGGATCCAATGCCGTCGCCAGTGGCCAGAACAGCGCGGCCTTCGGCAACAACGCACAGGCGACAGGCCCGGCAAGCGTGGCGATGGGGGGTGTCGCGGTCGACGAAAACGGCGATCCGCTGATCACCGTGGATGGCGTACCCGTCGATACCGGTGCGACCAGCGCCAGCGTTGGCGGCACCGCGGTGGGCGCCAGCGCCGATGCCTCGGGCTTTGCGGCGTCCGCCGTGGGTGTGGGGGCGTATGCAGGTGGCGCGCAATCGACCGCGGTGGGTGCGGTTGCCAATGCGATCGGCGATTACGCCACCGCGGTGGGCACTTCCAGCGCTGCGGTCGGGACCAGTTCTGTTGCGGTAGGTGGCCTGGCGGACCTGGCCCCGGGTTTTGGCTACTTCATCGCGACGCAGGCATCGGGTGAATATGCCGCGGCCTTCGGTTCGGGCGCACTGGCTAACGGTGATTACAGCACGTCGATAGGCACGCTGAGCCAGACCAATGGCTTGCAGAGCACGGCCCTCGGCTACTTCTCCTATGCCGCGTCGGATTACGCGACTGCTCTGGGCGCCAACAGCTGGGCATCCGGATTGGACAGCACTGCGCTTGGCTATTACTCCACGGCCTATGGCGCCAACAGCGTGGCCTTGGGTGCGAGTTCGGTGGCTGATCGCGACAACACGGTGTCGGTGGGTGACGTGGGCAGCGAACGCCAGGTCACCAACGTGGCCGCGGGCACCGAGGACACCGATGCGGTGAACAAGGCGCAGCTGGATGCAGTGGCCAACACGGCCGAGAACACCAGCAAGTATTTCCAGGCCAGCGGCAGCGAAGACAGCGATGCCGGCGCGTATGCGGAAGGCGACAACGCCATCGCCGCGGGCGAAGCGAGCAATGCGATCGGCAATGGCGCAGCGGCGTATGGCAGCGGCGCGACGGCCTCGGGCGTGAACGCCACGGCCAACGGTTTCAACGCCACCGCGACCGGTGATTCGGCGACGGCCGTGGGCGGTGCGCTGTACTACACCGATCCGGATACGGGGGAAGTGGTGCTGGACCAGACCACGCTGGCCAGCGATGCCGGTGCCAGTGCATTCGGCGCCGGTGCGCAGGCCACGGGCGCGTTCAGCACCGCGACCGGTGCGGGCGCCACCGCTGAGGGCCTGCAGGCCACGGCCAGTGGTTTCAGCAGCAGTGCGTCGGGCCTGGCCTCGACGGCGACCGGCGGCTTCAGTGCCGCCGCGGGCGACTTCGGTTCGGCGTTCGGTTACGGCGCCGAAGCCAGCGGCGGTTACACCACGGCATTGGGGGCTGGCGCAGCCGCAGGCGGCGAAAGTGCCACGGCCGTGGGCCAATCCAGCCAGGCCTCCGGCGCCGAATCCACGGCGGTGGGCGGCAGCACGTTCTTCGGCTTGATCAACACGCGTGCCACCGGCACCGGTGGTTCGGCCTTCGGCAACGGTGCCTGGGCGACCGGCGAATACAGCACCGCGCTGGGCCACAACACCTATGCATCCGGCGATGCCAGTACCGCGGTGGGCGTGAATGCCTACGCCCCTGCAGACAACGCGGTGGCACTGGGTGCGGACTCGGTGGCCGACCGCGACAACACGGTCTCGGTCGGTGATGTGGGCAGCGAACGCCAGGTCACCAACGTGGCGGCGGGCACCGAGGACACCGATGCGGTGAACAAGGCGCAGCTGGATGCAGTGGCCAACACGGCCGAGAACACCAGCAAGTACTTCCAGGCCAGTGGCAGCGAAGACAGCGATGCCGGCGCATATGTGGAAGGCGACAACGCGGTGGCGGCGGGCGAAGCGAGCAACGCGATCGGCAATGGCGCAGCGGCGTATGGCAGCGGCGCTGGCGCGGTCGGCGGCAATGCCACCGCCGTCGGCAACAATGCATCCGCCGTCGGCAATGGCAGCGTGGCCGTCGGTGGCATGGGCCAGGCCTACGACGAGTACAACTTCCCGATTGAAGACGCGGACGGTGCGCCCGTGCTCGTCGGTGCCAATGCGGGCGACAACGCGACGGCCGTTGGTGCCGGTGCACAGGCGACGGGCGCCACGGCGTCGGCCTTCGGTTACGGCGCGCAGGCATTGGGCGATCATAGTTACGCCGGTGGTTATACCTCGCGTGCGATTGGCGGCTACAGCGTTGCGCTCGGCGACAGCGCCTGGGCCAGCCAGGACTACGCCACGGCCGTGGGTGCCTATGCCTGGGCGACGGGGGAAGGGGCTTCGGCCTTCGGCGAGGGCGCATGGGCAACGGCGAACAACGCATCGGCCTTCGGTGTCGCCGCCTGGGCCAGCGGAACCGGCTCGACTTCGGTGGGCTACAACAGCTGGGCGCCCGGTGCCAGTGCAACGGCGGTCGGGCGTGGCGCGTTCGGCTATGGCGACTACAGCGTCGCGCTGGGTTACCAGGCGCTGGGTGGCGAGATCAACAGCATCGCCATCGGCACCAACACGCTGGCAGATAACGAGAGTGCCGTGGCGATTGGCGCGGGTAGCGAAGCGACCGGCAACAATGCCGTGGCCCTGGGTGCAGGCGCGGCAGCGGACAGCAATCGCAGCCTTGCCACCGGCGCGGGCGCGACGGCCAGCGGCGTGCGGACCGTCGCGCTGGGTGCCGACAGTACGGCCAGCGGCACTGGCGCGGTCGCCCTGGGCGTGCAGAGCAACGGTGCAGGCGTGAACAGCACCTCGATCGGTCGCCAGACCAACACCCTGGGCGAAAACGCAGTGACCGTCGGCTACAACGCCTTTGTCCGCCAGAGCGGCGAGAACGGCCTGGCACTTGGTGCCAATAGCGGTGTCTCGGCTGCGAACTCGGTGGCGCTTGGTTTCGGTGCGCGCGCCGACGAGGCCAACGTCGTGTCGCTGGGCAGCGGCAGCGGGCGTGGTGGTCCGGCAACCCGGCGCATCGTCAACCTGAGCGATGGCCTGCTTGCCGAAGGCAGTAGCGATGCCGTCACCGGCGGCCAGCTCTACCAGTCGATGCAGTCCTACGCGCGCTACCTCGGTGGCGGCGCCGCCGTCGGCCCGATGGGCGGGATGACCGCGCCGACCTTCGTGATCCAGGGCGACAGCTACTACAGCGTGGGCGATGCGTTGACTGCGCTCGATAACAAGGTCAGCGAACTCGATGCCGGTACAAGCAGCGCCGCAACCTCCAAGGTGGCAACGGCATCGCGCAAGGCGGTGGCTTCATCGGTCAGCAAGGCCAGCGTCGAGTCCGAGCCGGTCCAGGCGGTCGCGGCGGAAGCGAGCACGCTCGCGGCAACGCCTGCTGCCGCGACCGTTCGTACAGCGGCGGTGGCGTCCAGCGCGACCGGGGGTGCTGTTCTCGGTGATGGCGCACAGGCCGATGCTGCCAGCGGTACCGCAGTCGGCGCGGCCGCCTATGCCGCTGGCCCCAACGACACGGCCATCGGCAGCAACGCCAAGGTCAACGCTGATGGCAGCACGGCCGTGGGCGCCAACACCACCATTGCGGCAGAAGCGACCAATGCGGTGGCCGTGGGCGAAGGCAGCAGCGTTAGCAATGCATCCGGCACGGCGGTCGGTCAGGGCAGCAGCGTGACCGCGGACAACGCGGTCGCGCTGGGACAGGGTTCCACCGCGGATCGCGCCGATACCGTTTCGGTGGGCAGCACCGGCAACGAGCGCCAGATCACCAACGTCGCCGCGGGAACCCAGGCGACCGATGCGGCGAACGTGGCGCAGGTGCAGTCCGGCGATGCGCAGACGCTGCAGTCGGCCACCGCTTACGCCGACACCACCGCCACCCAGACGCTCACCAGCGCCAATGCCTACACCGACAGCAAGTTCGCCGCCTGGAACCAGGACCTGGATGGCTACAAGAAGGACGTGGACCGTCGCTTCCAGAACCAGGACCGTCGCATCGATCGCCAGGGCGCGATGAACGCGGCCATGTTGAACATGGCCACCAGCGCGGCAGGCATCCGCACCGACAACCGGGTCGGCGTGGGCGTTGGTTTCCAGGGGGGCGAGAACGCGTTGTCCGTGGGGTACCAGCGGGCCGTCAGTGACCGCGCCACGATCACCATCGGGGGGGCGCTCAGCGGTGACGAACGCTCCGTGGGCTTGGGTGCCGGCTTCGGCTGGTAA
- a CDS encoding GIY-YIG nuclease family protein produces the protein MAKQSCVYLLASSRNGTLYVGVTSNLVGRTWQHREHAVQGFTHRHEVARLVWYEMHDTMESAIVREKRIKKWRRDWKLQLIDAFNPSWRDLWPDIVGEVPRAYVLGFPRSRE, from the coding sequence ATGGCCAAACAGTCTTGCGTCTATCTGCTGGCCAGCAGTCGCAACGGCACGCTCTATGTGGGCGTGACAAGCAACTTGGTCGGCCGCACTTGGCAGCATCGGGAGCATGCTGTCCAAGGGTTCACGCATCGGCACGAGGTGGCGCGGCTGGTTTGGTACGAGATGCACGACACGATGGAATCGGCGATTGTTCGCGAGAAGCGAATCAAGAAGTGGCGACGCGACTGGAAGCTTCAGCTGATCGATGCATTCAATCCTTCCTGGAGGGATCTGTGGCCGGATATCGTCGGAGAAGTGCCAAGGGCGTACGTCCTTGGATTCCCGCGTTCGCGGGAATGA